TCCGTTGCTCTCCTCCACATATATCCTTATACTTTAGTCGGGACATCGGTACGCCACCTCCGGATTTTGGCGAAAGTCGAGCGGTTTATCCAACTCAACTTTACCATATCCTGGTGGGTACCATGTCCCTTTACTCTACAACGGCCTTGTTCCCCGGGCGGCGTCGGCGGTATCCGCTTGACGCGCCGGCCTCGTTGCGATATTATCGCCGCGACGATGCTACGCGCCATTATCATATTGGGTGCGCTGGCGACGGCCGCCGCCGCGGTAGACATCAACGTCGCCGAAGACGAAGCCAAGAAAGCGGAGGCCGCGACGTTGGCGCCGCTGGAGGGAGAGGGTTACTACGATTCGACGGCCTTGGCCGAGCTCGCGCTGGCCCGTAAAAAGCGTTCGCCGACGGGAGCGCTCTGGCGGTCGTTCGCGGTTCCCGGGTGGGGCCAGATTTACAACGGCAAGTACTGGAAGGCGGGCGGGATAATAGCCGCCCAGGCGGGAACGCTTTATATGGCGGTGGATAACTACGTCATCGCCAGGAGGTATTTACGCGAAGCCCGCGAGGCAACCGACGAAAAAATCAAACGCGATAAACTCGCCAAGCATGAAAACTACATCGTCGAGACCGAATTCTGGGGGTGGCTCTTCGTCGCGGCCCTCACCTATTCGATGATGGACGCGTACGTGGACGCGCACCTCGCGGACTGGGACGTCTCGGACCTGCCGGCCGACAAAGAAGCCCAGTCGCGTATCAAAGTCGAACCTACCGCCACCGGGCTCACGGTCGCCATAGGCCTGCTTTGAACGATACGCCGACGACGACGTTGCGTAAATCAAAAAAACCCGGCTCGAGGCCGGGTCTTTAATTTACTATTTAACCTAAGCCGGTTCCAGCGCCGCGCCGAAGTCCAGGCCGAACGCGCGGCACCGTTGGAATACCTCCTCGTCGGGAGCGAAATCCACCGCTAACGCGGGCCGGGCCAGCTTCGCCCCCGCTTCCTTTAAGCGGCCTTCCACCCGCTGAACGGCCTCCCCCGTCGTGCCGAACGGCCCGAACGCCGCCGCCGGTTTCCCGCCGACCACGTTCGCCGCCTCCGCTAAAACCCTTTCCACCGGCTCGAGCGCGTCGTCCGCGACCGCCGGTACGCCGATAAGAAGGCCGGCGGCCTCGCCGAGCAACGCCGAAACTTCTCCGCTTTTTATCGACGTCACGTCCCGCAACACCGGCTCCGCGCCGGCGGCGGCCAAACCTCGCGCGATCTGGTCGGCCATCTGAGCGACGTTGCCGTAATCGCCGGAGTAGAATACGGCGACGAGCGGTTTGACGCGCCCTTCGTCGGGTTCCTCGCTCCACGTCCGGTAAAGCTCTACGTATTTACGCGGGTCCGTCCGTAAAACCGGCCCGTGGCCGGTACAAATTACGTCCACGTCAAGGGTGGCGATTTTATCCACCGCCTGGCGCACCTTATCGCGGAACGGCCGCATTATATTGTCGAAGTAGTACCGGTAAGGCCCGGCGAAGTCGCCGGCCTCGTCGTCGAACACCGCCCGCTCGTCGCAGAAATGTACGCCGAAGGCGTCGCAGGTAAACAGTACGCGGTCCCGCGGCGAATAGGTGAACATCGTGTCGGGCCAGTGAAGGAACGGCGCGCTGATAAACGTCAACTCGCGGTCGCCCAGCTCGAGGCTGTCGCCGTCGCCCACGGCCAGCGGTTCTCGCTCGAGGTGGAAGAGCTGGTGTGTTTGGCGGCTCGCGGCCTTCGACGTCACGACCCGGGCGTTGGGCGCCACTTCCGCGAGCCAGGGGACCGCGCCGGAATGGTCCGCCTCGGTGTGATTCAATATGAGGTATTCTATCTTGAGGGGGTCGATTAAAGACTTCAACTTCTCGACGTACTCGTCGCGAAACGTAACCTTGACGGCCTCCACCAGGGTGGGCTTGGCCGCCATAATTAAATATGAGTTGTACGTCGTCCCCCACGGCGTCGGCAGCACGACCTCGAACGCGTCGAGGTGGGGGTCGTGTACGCCGAGCCAATAGATATCATTTTTAACTAATACCGGGTCCATCTCGTCCCCCTGGGGTTTTTAGGGTTTAGGCAAGAATATCGTCTGCGTCGGGTACGCGAAGTCGATTTTACGCTTGGCGAACTCGTCGAACATGGCGACGTTTATCTGCTGTTGTACGTCCATATATTTTTTATAGTCGTTCCCGCAGACGAAGTATACTATTTCGAAAATTAAATTGAAATCGCCGAAGGAGTGGAAGTGCGCGCGGTCGAAATCGGCGTCTTCGACCTCGGCGATAATTTTCTCTACTATGCCGGGGATCTCTTTCAACTTCTTCGGCGGCGTCTGGTACGTCACGCCTATTTTGAACGCCACCCGGCGCCGTTCCATCCGCTTGTAATTTTGGACCCGCGAGTCCGTGAGGTCGGCGTTGGAGAAAATGAGCTGCTCGCCGCTCAAGCTCGTCAGCCGGGTGGTCTTGACGCCCACTTTTTCGACGGTCCCCGATTTATCGCCGACGGTTATGAAGTCGCCGATTTCGAAAGGCCGGTCGAACAATATCGAGAAGTAGCCGAAGAGGTCTTTCAATATCGCCTGGCCCGCGAGCGCCACCGCAACGCCGCCGATGCCCAGGCCCGCGACGACCGTCGTCACCTTGAAGCCCAGGTTGTCGAACATGAAGATTACGGCCACTATCCATACGGCGATCTTTATAATGGGCATCAGCACCCTTACGGTCCGTTCCCTCGCCTCGTTCTCCTCCTTGGCCAACCAATAATACTTAATGGTGTTCACCAGTACCGCGATAATAAAACGGGCCCCCAAAAAGGTCAGTAAAATCTTCGCGACGATTTCGATTGCGCGAGCCGCGTCGGGTTGAATGGTCAAACACCCCAGCGCCACATATACCGTACCCAGGTAGAGCAACGGCAAAAGCGCTTTCGCGATACTATTAACGAGCTTGTCGTCGATAGGCGCCTTCGTTTTATTCGCCCACGCCGCGACGCGCCTGACGACGACGTACTTGAGGATTCGGAGGACGATAACGCCCCCCACGACCGCGCCCAAGACTTTCAGGTAATCCGCAACGCGGTTTTCCCACAACACGTAGTTCAAAATCGTTTCTACCATAAACGCGTCACCACCGGAAAATAACCGTAGAAACGGCCCTCTCAGTACTATCGGCGGTTAAATATAAACCATAGGAGGCCACAGGTCAAGGGCTCCGGGCCGTTGCGCCGGGAAAGCGGCTCCCGTCCCGTAATCCCGGTACTTACCGCATGCTGCCGACGCGTAGCGCTTATTATAACGCCCGGCGCTCGGCCGGGCGGGAATTTTGGGGGGAGCGGGTGGGAATCGAACCCACCGGCGACAGGGTTAGTGCCGCCGCACGGATTTGAAGTCCGGCCTGCCCACCAGTAGCAGCTCCGCCCCCGCAGTCTTTTCCGGAAGTTTCGTTACCGTCGCAGTCCTCGGATTCGTCGCTGTGCCGTTTATACGCCGATTTCTGAACCGCTTCTTTTAAATAGCTATTACTCCGATTGGGAGTACCTTTGGACCGTACACGGCCGCGGTCGAATAATTACCTACCGACGCCCTCCCCCTATTGCACGTAACCCAAAGTTCTCAGCTTTCTCTCGAGCACCGGCGGCAGGTAAATTTCGCCCTGGCCGAAGGCCCTCTCCTCAACCCGGTTTTTATAGCGAGCCAGCGCGTCGCGGCTTTCCGCGAGTACGCCGCCTGCCTCCGTAAAGGCGGCGTTGGACGCGAGGTTATCTTTCTGCCATCGGTCGCGGCGCCGGTCGTACAAATACTCGACGTCGGCGTTTTCGTCCTTAAGGTAATAATAATCTCCCGCCACCAGACCGTTTAACTCTATACTGGATTCGACCCCCTCGTCGTCGGACGGCATGAGTATCGTGTGGATACCTTCTAAAAGTAGCTCCCGGCGCGGCAACTCGGAACCGGACTTAATATAAGGCCCCAGAGCTAAGCCTTCCCAGCCGCGCGGGGTTTCGAGGCCCGCCAACGAGACCAATGTCGGCGGGATATCAACCAAATTGACCGGCCCTTCGACGACGGCCGGCTTGCAGCCCGGGGCTTTAATTATAAACGGTACCCGCGCTAACTCGTGGTGAAGGCCGGCGCCGTGAAGCCAACGGCCGTGTTCTAAAAACTCTTCGCCGTGGTCGGCCGTTATCACTATTATCGCCTCCGAGTCGCGCCCGGGACTATTAACGATATTCTCCAGCAGGTCCTCTATGACGACGTCCATCCGGCGAATCTCGGCGTCGTACAACGCCCTGGCTAAAGCCAGCTCGTCCTCGTTGAAGTCGGGTACGAACGTTGGGTCCTTCAACACTTCATACCAGAAAAGAGGCCCCGCCGCTATCCTAAGCACGCGCTCCTTGTCGACCTTGGCCAAATACGGCTTAACCTCGTACATATACCCGGGACCGGGTAAATTAGGTGTATGAGGCTCCATATAATGGATGTAATAAAAGGC
This region of bacterium genomic DNA includes:
- a CDS encoding DUF5683 domain-containing protein, which codes for MTRRPRCDIIAATMLRAIIILGALATAAAAVDINVAEDEAKKAEAATLAPLEGEGYYDSTALAELALARKKRSPTGALWRSFAVPGWGQIYNGKYWKAGGIIAAQAGTLYMAVDNYVIARRYLREAREATDEKIKRDKLAKHENYIVETEFWGWLFVAALTYSMMDAYVDAHLADWDVSDLPADKEAQSRIKVEPTATGLTVAIGLL
- a CDS encoding FprA family A-type flavoprotein; translation: MDPVLVKNDIYWLGVHDPHLDAFEVVLPTPWGTTYNSYLIMAAKPTLVEAVKVTFRDEYVEKLKSLIDPLKIEYLILNHTEADHSGAVPWLAEVAPNARVVTSKAASRQTHQLFHLEREPLAVGDGDSLELGDRELTFISAPFLHWPDTMFTYSPRDRVLFTCDAFGVHFCDERAVFDDEAGDFAGPYRYYFDNIMRPFRDKVRQAVDKIATLDVDVICTGHGPVLRTDPRKYVELYRTWSEEPDEGRVKPLVAVFYSGDYGNVAQMADQIARGLAAAGAEPVLRDVTSIKSGEVSALLGEAAGLLIGVPAVADDALEPVERVLAEAANVVGGKPAAAFGPFGTTGEAVQRVEGRLKEAGAKLARPALAVDFAPDEEVFQRCRAFGLDFGAALEPA
- a CDS encoding mechanosensitive ion channel family protein yields the protein MVETILNYVLWENRVADYLKVLGAVVGGVIVLRILKYVVVRRVAAWANKTKAPIDDKLVNSIAKALLPLLYLGTVYVALGCLTIQPDAARAIEIVAKILLTFLGARFIIAVLVNTIKYYWLAKEENEARERTVRVLMPIIKIAVWIVAVIFMFDNLGFKVTTVVAGLGIGGVAVALAGQAILKDLFGYFSILFDRPFEIGDFITVGDKSGTVEKVGVKTTRLTSLSGEQLIFSNADLTDSRVQNYKRMERRRVAFKIGVTYQTPPKKLKEIPGIVEKIIAEVEDADFDRAHFHSFGDFNLIFEIVYFVCGNDYKKYMDVQQQINVAMFDEFAKRKIDFAYPTQTIFLPKP